The genomic region ACTGTGTGGCCAATTACAGCCTTCTGCCAGGGCCTTCGCAGGACACTGGAACCACGGTCTTCATGTCGGCCGTCATAGTCCTTTGTTCGCTGTTCGTGAGTGGGGCAAGCGTGGCGATGCTGCTCATGATCCGCAGTGGTCAGACAACGCTGTCGTGGTCGAATATGAAAAGCGCCATCTGGTGGAAGTCCCTTGTCTCGAAGCAGGagagcaacaccaccaccaccaccacctccgtgGGAGAGGACGAGCTGCGAGAACGTCGCACGGTTGTTTAGTAACGAAGACACTTCCCTCATTCTGTTTTACGCTACGCTCGTTAGTCCTTGCGTtgttttcctctctccttcgccgcGCAAACTCCCTGCTCCGCGTACGTGTCCGAGGGAGGATCGCGACACCctgccttctccgcgtgGACATTCAACCAAGATGTGGGACTAGCCGACGGGCTGCAGAGGTCATCCGAGTACCCGCAACTCGGCCTGCCGAgcgcaggggggggggctgcccCCACGAACACGGTCTGTCAAAGGATCTCCTCCACTACTTCTACATGGCATGACTGACGTCAGCGTTGCaccacggtgccgctgcgtggTCGGATGGTGCTGgtcggcagctgcacgaAGGCCCCTGTGCACCTTCACGCCAAAGCAGCCGCAGTCGCAGCGACTACCCCAGAATACGCACACAGCGGACACCCACTCGAAGAGGCCGAGCCCCtgcgccacccacccactccaCCGACCccacagcgctgccgcgctgcgcacgcctGCATCCCTCCGCAGCCACGCCAGGAGGCCGCTTTGCGCACTTGGCGTGGGGATGGGTGCACGCGCCGCATGGCGGTGTCGTCACGACGCCTCCGCAGCTCTCCCCTACTCGCTGTTGCACAGATTGTgcagcgcagacacacagcaAGTCACGGGCCGCCGCGATGCGCTATCGCGATCATGCACGCACAGGTGCACACGGGCAAGGGGCGCCTGCGCCcttgcgtgccgctgccgcgccgagCGTGCAGCAGTCGTGCTCGCGCCGGACCTGCTGCGACACAGCGAAGCACTTGTAGCCGCCCTTGTTGCGGGGCCGCTCTCCCGCCCTCATGGCACCCGACACGGGCTCCGCAACTGTGGAGGACGGCTTGGTGCGACGGACCTGGGCacgtgcgctggcgctgcggtggcccgtcgcgtgcgcctcaCATTTCAGGGTGTCGGTGGCCACTCTGAATTGGTGCGCACCGGCCGGGTGGTCAAGACCGTGTAAACAGCCATGCCATagaggcgccgacgccagcTGCACGGATGGCAGACTCGGTCACCCGTCTCCAACGCCACACCGACATCCCCCGAAACCGCGCCACACGATGCGGCGCGCTGAGAGAAGAGATTCTTCGCGGCAGCCGTTCCGCACTTCAACAGCACGGCTGCTGAGCTTGCGAGCCGACAGGAGACCCTGCTCCCCAGTcgcgcacaggcaccacCTGCCCGCACTTCGGATTCCTCCAACGGCGAGCGACTCGTAGCGGCAGCATGGGGCAGCACTTGGCGTGCTGCCCgctgcccgctgctgcggttgcgctGCGTtgcacccctccccgccccgccagAGCCTCTGCACCCGCCTTCGAGCTGCACCCTCCACGCGGCCTGCGTGCATCAAGATATGCAGTGCACCCAGGCCTTTGCCGTGCCGATCCTGCAGCATCTCTGCGGAAAGGGGCCGACAAAGTATACGAAGAGGACGCTGAACGCATGGGCTCGATTCGAACTGGCAGAGACGTTTCGTTAAAGAGGATGCGGATGTGGCCGCATCGCTAtagggggaggcgaggagtGGTGGCATGTGCATGCGGACTGGCGTGTTCCTGGTCAAGTGAGATTTTgaacgaaaaagagaagcaTTGTATGCCTTCATCTCTGTCGTCTCTggccgtctctctctctctatcatagtgtgtgtgtgtgtgtcaacGGCTCTGAGGCAGGACAACATGAGCAGTCGCGCTCACCCGTGGCGGGGCTGCGTAGGCCTGCTTTCTTGCGTTTGCTGATCGCTTGCTTGCTTCCctcctttttgtgtgtgcgctgtcggcgagGAATGCAGAGGAACTCACCGTGTACGCATCGGTGCGCCGGCGTCCACTGCACGGGTGTACGTCTGCGCCGGTCCCCCCTTTACCCGTGTCGACTGGGAAGGCATTTCGTCACTTTGCTCTTTTCGCCCATCGTTGAGGGTTTACATTCGCGATGCCACGGCGTTTTCGTTTCTCGGTATTCagcgcgcaccaccacccgaaAAGACTGGCAGTCAAATCAGCCCTCAAAGAGCGTCTGACGATGCGTGACCGAGTGCCGCGAATGCCCCACAGGTCTGCATGCTTCACCCAATGAAACGTTCCCGTACTTTCGTCCATAGTCGATCCTCGGCTCACGTGTCGACGTCGCAGTCACACATCATCTTTCTACCATCGCCTTTTCGTCCTTCTTCAATCACTCTCGTCACACGCCACACGCTCGAACCCCGTCGCGGACACGGCGAATGCACTCATCATAATCGCAGCGCTTCTTCTGTCTTTCTATTCAACTGCGCTCTTATCTTCATCTCGCTACACGGCATTGCTTTCTCATTTTTGTATAGGTACAACTTTCATACTTGCCGAACGCGTTCCACTTCTTCTCTCACACATACTTGATCACGATGCCCTCTATGAGCAAGCTCGTCCCAGCCACCGCGAGCGAAATTGCCGCGATTGTTTCCCCTGCTTctgcaacgacgacgaccgcgGCTCCTGTCCTTGTCAACCTCAGGCTGAACATCATCACGGCGGTGCTGATCCTTGGCGTGTCGCTTGTGTTGGCGCTGGTGTACACCCTGTGGAAGCTTCTCCCAAGGATCCGCAGTGGCGAGCTCTCCTTCTCGAAGCTTGAGTTCGACTGGCGtgcggagctgctgaacCAGATGCcgaagaaggagaaggtgcgccgGGCGGCTGAGAAGGCTcgccgcgaggaggagatggcgtCGGGGTGCGACCGGGATAAGAACGAGGGACACGTGCAGTACGCCGCCATGCAGCCGCGGGTGGAGGTGGGCGagggcgacgcggcggctgctAGGTCGCAGCGCAGTGGGCAGAGGCACGGCGAGGCCGACGAGAGCGTTGCGGTGACGATGCCCCGGGAGTAGGAGAGAGGGAACGAAACAGCCACCACCAATGAGTAAATATGCATAGCACATCTGAGTGCAGCAAGGCGCGGCAGGGGAGCGAGGGGGTGgctggggagaggggagaaagaCAGCGCGAGGGAAAGACgccgtgcccccccccccagcctTCTCCCTTGTGCGTGGCGGGTGTGCAGATTGTGCGACGTCGCCTTTCGTTCTCCGTCCCACGCTGTGTGCGTCTTGGAGCGGCGACGGATAGAGGCGCATGCAACGCACGGCATCTGGTGCGAATGCGACCGTCACTACCGACGTCACCTGCGTCCGTATGGgcgtctctgtgcgtctgtgtctgtgcacgTTGTCTGTTCTTCTCGcttctgcttctcctcttctcacGCTGTTGCCTGCtgccttttcgttttctttttgtcCCATGTTGTTTTCTGCGTACAAGTCTGTGACTCTAACGGTGTTGtgttctctccttttctcctCGTGTCCCCTCTTCTGGTGTGTCTTTTCTTTTGCTCTATTATCTTTGGTTTGTTTCATCTAACACGTGCGCGCCGAGCCGTTCCGCCTCTTCGAGAGAGAATCAAGGTcgcgcgagagagacacgcatcagcgcgcacacacacacgtatatatatatataaacgAAAGGAGCCTCTTCATGATTTGTGGCAGCCgtctgctctctctccctccctttttctGTTTCCGTTTCTCGGCCGTTTTGCTTTGTTCCGCTTCCCATTTTGAGGGTATCGTGTTCTGTATGCGGTGGGTTATGCGACGGGgcgtgacggtggcggcgactgCGTGGGCAGGGGATGTGTGGGGCGGGCGTGTGGGGGAAAGCACCAGAGCTTCGCCTTCCGTGATTGCTTCTTcagtgtttttttttgtttgttgttctCGCATCGTCGTCTATCTCACCTGTCGTGGCTTGGGCTGCGCgatggagagaaagagaagggcgAGAAACGGAGGGGGAAAGGAGTGAGCTGCAgaggctgcgctgccccTGCGCGCTTgggcttctctctccgtgggCGTTTGGGCATGCGAGTGCTACTGTGAGTCCAttctgccctcctcctccttatTTTGTGTATCGTGCGGCGTGGCTCtcgtctctcctctctctttccctcgcTTTGTTGATAAGCACCTGCGCTCCTCCccgccttcctccccctccccctcccccctgcgCCCGCAAGCCCTGCAGGCACTTCCTCCCGAGCACTTTGTCTGCCTTTGCGGAAGTGGCTCCTCATCTTTCTCTTGTAGCCTAAGgaggagaaaaagaaaacaagacGAGAAAAGTGCCGTCACGATGCTTTGATTGTTTCTCCGGCTTTGTTTTCGCTgttgccctctctccctctctaaCTTTGACACATCTATACATAGACACAAaccgtctctctccatctccctTGTGTGACTCGCTGAGTTTTTGCATTCAGCTTGTTTGTAGTCTTCTGCATTGTGATCTTCTTCCTATGAGAGCTTCTTCCCCTTCGCCTTTGTTTCTgacttccttctctctttaCGTTTCCGTCTCCTCCGTCTTTAACAATGTCTTCTTCTCGTTGGCGTGGCCGATCCCCGTGTTGCTCGTTTCATTCTGCATTTTTTCTGtgcggtgtctgtgcgcgtgcgtgcgcgcttgcAGGTGCTTGTCActaaagagagagagagagagaggcacatAGCAGGCAGACGCAAACAGTTCCTCTCCCTATTCCTCTGTCCAGCCTCTTTGCGCAACACCGACTCCGACGCCCGTCGCGTAAAAAGTGTGGTGACGGCCGATAAAGGAGCGATGgtggctgcgtgcgtgcgtgtgcgtgtgtgtgtgtgtgtgcgcctctttCGCCCTCAGGATTTTCTTTTCCCTGTGGCCGCTTTTCCTCTGagcacaccccctcccccctctcggCGACTCTGCGGAAGTTGTGCATCAGCGTGCGGTGCTGGGCCTTCCACCGCCCCTGTACCTTCTCCTGCCCGTgtgcttctctgcctcttttcctctctgTGCTTCTATCTTCTGCTTGTGCGcccccactccaccccacTCCCACTCCCGCTAGTcgaggcgcaccgcgcgtcccctctcttttctcgCATTTCTTGGGCGAAAGGGACGTTGACGCggcggacggcggcggcgaagcgatacgcaagaagaagaggtCCGCATGTTTTGCGCTTTGCTGTGCTCATGATCACGGCTGCCGGTTTGCCTGGTGCTTCTGTTTCGCGCACGCTACTGCTTGCTTGTTTCTGTGTGGATATTTGTTTGCTgagtggtgggggagggagggagggaggaagagggcaacggtggcagcggcaactCGAAAGCCAAGAGGCGACAGACGCGGAGGCGCCCCTGTTGCTGAGCTCGAAAGCAGAAGGACTGTCAAATAGCTCCCTCCCCCGTTTTCTCGTCGCCCTTTCCAGTTTCAcgcctgcctgtgtgtgtgtgtgtgtgtgtgtgtgtgtgtgtgtgtgtctttgcgTGTCTGCAGGCCTCATCCCATCCGCGTTTCGTTCTGCTCGTcggctctctcgctctgtttTCTTGCTTCTTCGACGTGATGGCACGTGCGTGAGGTGCCCTCGTGCCGGCACACGGGGCAGCGTGCTAGGAGGGCAGCAAGCTGACAACGAAGACAAGCGAAAAGGCGAAGGGGTGATCATCATCCGGCTTCACATTGAAGGGGCAACACGCAGTGGCGATGACGGCCAGCTCGGCCTGCTCCTGTTCGATTGCGTGCCCCTACTGCGCGTGCGTTCACCTCCGTctttcctcttccccctcgcCACTATGCGCACTTGCGAAGCGCACGTCTTCTTTGCTGCATGTGCAGTGGCTTAAGTACCTGGCCACAAGGTGGCGCACTCCTGcgtgcacccacacacaccggcgATGCACATAGCCACAGCGAGGCAGCCTTCCACAGGCGCTCACATAAATGCCAGCCTGCAGTCTCGCTGAGGCGTTGTGCGGAAGGCGCTGAGTGCTGTGGAAAATAGCAAcagcggcgtgtgcgtgcgtgtgtcgctcgccaggagaggggtggggggggtgAAGAGGCAGAGCCGACGCTCGTCCTCCGTTTTGTGTGTCTCAAGGCAAAAGCAAAGGATAATACCACAGTAGCCGCGAGAGCCAAAGCTGAACAAGGCCAGGCAGGAATTCTGTGCCGAGCCGGTAAAGGAGACGCGGTGAAGAGTGTCTTCTCATGGGGCACGACCAGGCTGTATAGAGGTCGTTGCGGTGGCCTCTCAGCGACTGAGGGGTTCTGCTGGACATCCCTTGCATTGCACCAGCGCGACTGCGCCAAAGAGAAGCACTTCCACTGCTGACGCCGACCGTCTACGAGTTgacgccctctccctctgccgcTTTTTGCCTCCGCCAACTCCACCACCGTCCATACACACCCTTCCTCTACTCCCCCTTCCTTTCGTTCTCTCCACCCGCAGAGACTTCTTCGCCATTCCTCTTCCCACAACCATCTCAAGCCTCACCTACGCAAGCCGTCCGAACTACTCCGGCTGTTACCTCTTCTCTCACACATACTTGATCACGATGCCCTCTATGCGCAAGCTCGTCCCAGCCACCGCGAGCGAAATTGCCGCGATTGTTTCCCCTGCTTCtgcaacgacgacgatgaccCGCAGTCCCGCGTATGTCGACGGTGGCGTGCGGATCACTCCTGTGATGATGGTCGTCGGCATGTCGCTTGTGTTGGCGTTGGTGTACACCCTGTGGAAGCTTCTCCCAAGGATCCGCAGTGGCGAGCTTTCGTCTTCGAAGCTTGGGTTCAAGGGGCGTGCGGAGCCACTGAGCCGAAAGCCGAAGAAGGTGCACTCGGAAGACGATTGCTCGTCTGCGGGCATGGTGTAGGGTTCCGACAGTGAAGGCCTTCGTGAGAGAAGTCGCTCTAGCCTCCGAGGACTCGACTGGGCTCGCCGAGATGCTCGCGCACTTGGATGTGAGCGTGTCGGAGAGATGTCGCGCGAATCACGGAGGGAAAGAATGGAGGAGGTTTCTCTGCTTTTTTTTATCGGCTTGTTttccctttctttttctctgctGTTGAGCGTGGAGGTTCATAGGGCCCTTTGAGAAGACCCTGCTCTGTTCTGTTTCCGTGTGTAGCGTCACCGTACTCTCAGCCCATCCTCGCCCGCCAGCGCGTTTGTGGGGGGTGAAGAGCGAGGAACGGTGGCGGTGTAAGTTttgcagctgcgcacgaaAACGGATCTGCTGTGCAGGTCGTCTTGCGTTCTTCTCTCTTAGCGATTCCTCCTCAATGCTGGTGGCCTCGCTTCaggcattttttttttgttattTGTGCTGTCTGTTCTCGCGTTTTTCCTTGGTTTATTTCGACTTTCTTTTTTGGTTATCTCGTCGGTTTCTCTGCCTCTTTTTCGATgttggtgcgtgtgcggggtGCTGTACCTTCTGTGCCGCCTTCTTCCCACGTCTTGGAACGACACAGGCTTCCAAGAGCAGTGGAGAGAACGGCAGAAACGGCAGACAAGAAGGCAGCGAAGGTATCCACCTGACCGGTGAAAGAGAAGCAAGACAACATGAAAAAGCAAGCAATCAATGAGATGAgatcacacacgcacacacgcacgtacgaAGCGAAGGCTTATGGTTCTCGATGAAAGTTGCGCGAGAGAGGTGAACAGAAGAGTCCCCGAATAATCGAAGAAACGAACGAGTGGCGAACGTGCCAACCCCCTTTTTTCCCAAGCGAAAAATCGCTGCTTTCTTGGAAAGCATGCTCGTACGCACGTGTGCCTATGCCACTGAGCAGTTGATTGAGGGTCGTGGGTGGCTCCAGAGCTGCAGGCGTtgcttttcctcctctcatGTTGGTGTTTGGTTGTCAGTGTATGCGTCGGGTTTGAGTGTCGAGTGGtggccacacacacacgcaaaaagaaaacaaaacgaaacgGCAAAGATGACGCAAAACCAAACGAAGAAGAGTAACGAACAAGATGCCGCAAGGAAGGAGTGCAACaggaaacaaaaaagaaagccACGGCGAAAAGGAAACGTTCACgaaagggagaaagaggtgaAGGCTGGGGTtgaagaagggggggggaggaaggtgagggggaaggggggcatCTCAGTGTATCTGCGTGCCGTGCTTGCTCGTGCCCTCCTTTTCATCGTCCTTTTGCCACGAGCGACCTCGTGGCCTTTTTCGTGTTGTGCTGAGTGAGAGGCAACGAGAACAGGCCAGATACTGTTCGGCAGCACCGGGTAGCGAAAGGGTCTGAAGCGTCATCGATGATcaaaaacagaaaacagCAACCGCAGCAAAAAGTGCATACCATGCACACGCAGAAACACAACCGAAACTCCCCCCTTTCAACCGTGGCAGGCGGTCTCCCTATATGGATACCCATTTCTCCGTTGTGATGTCGATGTCTGTCACTCTTGCACGCTCCCTTTTTCTCCTAGTCCGTTGCTTTTCTTCCTTTTAGCTTTCGTTCTTCGTTTTgagatgtgtgcgtgtgtccgGGGtctcgtgcgcgtgtgtgtgggcctGGCCCGTGTGCGCCTACGATTGCTTGGGCCGTTTGTTTCGCCACGTGTGTCCCTGGTTCAAGGTTTTCGCCCAACCCACTTTCATCGTTCCCCGTCCTCGCTCTCATCTCTGGCAACCTCAGCTCCGTTGACTTCCCGACATATTTCTTCCTGGCTCCTTGCTtctcagcggcagctgcatttctcttttttcttcgccaGTGTGCTTCGCGTGCTCCTCTCAGCTTGCTTTTAGGCTAGTCGCGTCTTTTTGTTCGCCCTGTTGACGGCTTCCTCTTACGAGCTCGTGGATATTGCGCTCATGACCGTTTTTTCTGCCTATAGCTGCTGCTTTGGCAGCAGAGTGGAGCGAAGTGCTATCGGACGCCGGTAGATGTTGTGGGCAAGAGAGATGCGTGCACGCGATCTTCTCTGTGCCTGACACGCACAGGTGCACTCTCTTAGTGTCTTCTGTTGCGCCCAAATGACCATATTGCAACAGGAGAAAaagtggcggcgctgactGCAACTGTTTCGTAGCCCCTCATGATTGTGGCTGTCCCTGTCTTTCTTTTACCGGTCGTCAGCTGCGGCACGGGAGCGTGTCCTCTTCTTCCGTGCTGCTCCACTTTTCTGTCCCTTCGTGAGTCTGCCTGATCTAACAGACTACCCGGCCTCGCGctcgttcttttttttttgctccgATTCAGGATATCTTTTGTTTTATCCCCCCCCCAGTTCTTCTCGCttgctctctcgctctttctctctttctctcgtgaTGCCGCAAGCGCTTCCACCTTCTTGGTGGTGCTTCTATCGTTGTTTGCTGTTGCATTGTCGTGACAATGTTACAAGTATTTCGTGGGCATCGCCCCACTGCTGTTCTTCTCTGTCCTCCTCACTTTACCCCagtttcgtttttttttcctgtttCACACGGCCTTTCTTTTATCATTATTTATGCTagaaggaaggggggatgcccccttcctctctctccctctccctctccctttcgcTACTTTGGGCTCCTTTCATCAGCGTTCGTTTGGTtttgtatgtgcgtgtgggtgcacATGTGAgtctctcctctcgctctccggAGGTGCACCGCCACGTCTCCAGGGGACCCCTTGCCTCGCTCTCATGGACCGACACATACATTGCACAAACATGCAAGCGAAAGGCTACGAAAAGAAAGCAAGACAAAAAAGAAGCTATTCACCCTTCACTGTCGGCCTCTTCCCTCGTCGctgtttgtttttctctgGATGTCTGTCCTATAGCACCTTTTATATCCTGATGCGGAAACACATGTACGCACAGTGAGAGATTCTCGCAGACGCACTTCGACGCTCCCTTGCCCGCCCACTTTCTCACCCTCttacgcgcacgtgcagacGCCTCTATCTATTGAGAGGGTTGCaatgtgcacgtgcgcgtaaGAGAGTGAGAAAGTGGGCGGGCAAGTGAACATCGAGGTGCGTCTGCGAGAATCTCTCGctgtgtgtacatgtgctTGTCTCCAGTGCGAGCGTTTCATATGGATGAAGAAGGCTAGAGGTgacagcaaaacaaaaacagcaCAGAACATACGAAGGAAAGACAAGGACTCGCgcaaaacaaacaaacaaacaacaacaaaaaccCCGACTTCACCGTTGGAGAGGTGCAGCGCACCAGTGCACGCAAAGGCCAATCGGCGCTTGACGCTCCTCCAGTGCCTCCTTTCCTTCTACTGCTCTGTAAgacgagcgagagagaaagcgggaaggctgcgtgcgtgtgcgtgggtaTGCGTAAGGAGAAAGGAGGATGCGTACGGCTTCCCTCAAGCGGTGACAGTGCCGCGCAGACATGCAGCCGTGCGATGTGCGTCTGCACACATGCTTCACGCGAACCATCGATGTGCATCGATGTACATCGAGTGTGCAGAGAGGGACGAGGTCTCCTGATAGGTACATGTGGTTCGGAGGCGCGTCGTCTCTTCCTGAGCTAAGGTCAGCTCTCTCGTGCGCTGTTGAGACGCGCGATCGTCGCCTGACACGCCGCAGGCTCCACGCTCGCGGGCTGCGCGCCCGTGACGCTTGTGCGCTTTGTGCAGCCCTTCCTGGCCTTCACAGACGACGAGTCgctttcttttctttttaACTTCTGCTTGCCACGTCTCGATTCTTCCTTCGCTCATCGCAtcactccccctccctccgccgccaTGTGACACCCACACCACACTTCGCCGCATCggcgcctttttttttttgggtgCTACACCGCAAATGCCCATCAACAAATCGGCTGACGCATTGTTACGCGTGGTTTTGCCTGCCATCTGCAACGGTGCGGCACCCCTGTCCTGCATTACGCACCGCCCACTACACCGACGCCGCTCGATCATCATCGACGTACCCACTCCAATCGACCCGCACAAGAGTTCCCCTTGAAGTAGAAATGGTCCACTCGTACGGCTACAAGTCTGGCACCCGCCACCTCTTCGCCAAGAAGTTCCGCAAGCACGGCGCCCCGTCCGTGTCGACGATCCTGACGAACATCAAGGTCGGCGACTACGTCGATGTCGTCGCGGACTCCGCGGTGCGTGAGGGCATGCCGCACAAGTACTACCATGGCCGCACCGGTATTGTGTGGAACGTGACCCCCCGCGGCGTTGGTGTCATCATCAACAAGCCGgtccgcacgcgcaccctgCGCAAGCGCATCTGCGTCCGCTTCGAGCACGTCCGCAAGTCTCGCTGCCAGGAGGCATTCAAGGCGAAGGAGCACCAGTTCCAGGCCTACCTTGCCGCCAAGAAGGCCGGCAAGGCGCTGCCCCCGCTGCAGAAGAGCTCCCGCTTGGGCGGCATTGTACGCCCCAAGACCGTTGAGGTGCTCGCCCGCCGCGTGGCCGACTACGAGGCGATGGTGCCGTACTAAGGTGCAGTGCTCACCGCACCCGCGCTGCCTTTTTTACCCCCTCACATTTCTACCTCAGCGTACAGCGATCTTCCCATCACCTGCtcccgcctccttctcctttcgaATGGCCTGTGATGATCGGGAGAGGACAGGAGCGGAGGTGTTGTTGTCGATGCGGTGGGGGTAGGACTGGGAGAGGCACTTCAAGTCGTTTCTCTCACTTTTACTTTCTCATTTATCaggacaaaaaaaaaacgttgCCAAGCCGAAACTGACGTGCCGCATCCgaagaggaaaaaaaaacagggGTGGTGATCGCTGTAGGGATGCCGCAttgctgcttctcttcctaCTCTGCTGCATGCTTCGATGCTGCCTCGGTGGGCAGCTCGCCGCAGcgtcttcccccccccccctgtgcTCACTTTGACTTGTGCCCCTGATCGACTGGAACAAAGTGAGGGTCTGGAAcgcggcgctgaagaagaGCGCAATAGAGCGAAACGACGCGTAGGCGGTGCTCTCCCGCACCACACCGTGTACGTCTTCTCTCTGAGAGCGTCTTCTCTTCAGTCGTTCCTCTGCGTTTCAGCTTCGCCTTTGCACATGTCGAGCGAAACGAGCGC from Leishmania major strain Friedlin complete genome, chromosome 34 harbors:
- a CDS encoding putative 60S ribosomal protein L21: MVHSYGYKSGTRHLFAKKFRKHGAPSVSTILTNIKVGDYVDVVADSAVREGMPHKYYHGRTGIVWNVTPRGVGVIINKPVRTRTLRKRICVRFEHVRKSRCQEAFKAKEHQFQAYLAAKKAGKALPPLQKSSRLGGIVRPKTVEVLARRVADYEAMVPY